The Thermococcus sp. MV5 genome includes a window with the following:
- a CDS encoding DUF86 domain-containing protein yields MDYDKEKIMKLMLEAEKSIQTLRELSNIPEEDFMKNKHYISSAKYNLLVAIEACIDISYHIISKNRMRLPQDYADSFRVLVENNLIEEDLGKRLMLMARFRNRLVHIYWDVDDKMIYHYIKENIIDIEEFLKRIREILLDYRGDK; encoded by the coding sequence TTGGATTACGATAAAGAGAAAATAATGAAGCTCATGCTGGAAGCGGAGAAATCTATTCAGACATTAAGGGAGCTTTCAAACATTCCAGAGGAGGATTTTATGAAAAATAAACACTACATCTCAAGTGCTAAGTATAATCTACTAGTTGCTATTGAAGCGTGCATTGATATCTCATACCATATAATTTCTAAAAATCGCATGAGGCTTCCCCAGGATTATGCAGACTCTTTTAGAGTATTGGTAGAGAATAACCTTATCGAGGAGGATTTGGGTAAACGTTTAATGTTAATGGCCCGATTTAGAAACCGTCTCGTACACATATACTGGGATGTTGATGATAAAATGATTTACCACTATATTAAAGAGAACATTATTGATATTGAAGAATTCTTAAAGAGGATACGTGAAATTCTACTTGATTATAGGGGGGATAAATAA
- a CDS encoding nucleotidyltransferase domain-containing protein: MRIYTLPPEEKKRVKQKIKDALIKRGEIIFAYLHGSFIEDRPFRDIDVALYVNGDYDLTYELEMEDELTRLVGFPVDVRIINNAPVTFRFKVLGGDLLFSKDEKSRCEFEERTLREYHDYDYYLKIYRREVFGLR, from the coding sequence ATGAGGATATACACCCTGCCGCCAGAGGAAAAGAAAAGGGTAAAGCAAAAAATTAAGGATGCACTGATCAAAAGGGGGGAGATCATCTTTGCCTATCTTCATGGGTCGTTCATTGAAGATCGTCCATTCAGGGACATCGATGTTGCCTTATATGTTAACGGAGATTATGATCTAACTTATGAGCTCGAGATGGAGGATGAGCTAACACGACTTGTGGGATTTCCAGTCGATGTTAGAATTATTAACAATGCCCCGGTGACATTTAGGTTCAAAGTTCTTGGAGGAGACCTTCTTTTTAGCAAAGATGAGAAGAGTAGGTGTGAATTTGAGGAGAGAACTTTAAGGGAATACCACGACTATGATTATTATCTAAAAATCTACAGGAGGGAGGTCTTTGGATTACGATAA